The Halobacterium sp. CBA1132 genome has a segment encoding these proteins:
- a CDS encoding 4a-hydroxytetrahydrobiopterin dehydratase yields MAELLSEDEIDQRTPEGWEREGDEIVRTYEFDDYLKGVAFASEVGELAEEQFHHPEIRIRYEEVEVRFTSHEAGGVTGQDIDLAELCDELR; encoded by the coding sequence ATGGCAGAACTCCTCTCCGAGGACGAAATCGACCAACGGACGCCCGAGGGCTGGGAGCGCGAGGGCGACGAAATCGTGCGCACGTACGAGTTCGACGACTACCTCAAGGGCGTGGCGTTCGCCTCCGAAGTCGGCGAACTCGCCGAAGAGCAGTTCCACCACCCCGAGATTCGAATTCGCTACGAGGAGGTCGAAGTGCGGTTCACGAGCCACGAGGCGGGCGGCGTGACGGGACAGGACATCGACCTCGCGGAGCTCTGCGACGAACTCCGGTAG